One Perognathus longimembris pacificus isolate PPM17 chromosome 13, ASM2315922v1, whole genome shotgun sequence genomic window, TTTCTTAGACAGGACTGAAGCAGCCAGCCTTGGGTTGAGTTTGCCCCACCACCACCCTCTGCGAATAAAACCACTTGatgagtggctggggatatagcctagtggctagagcgcttgcctcgtatacatgaagccctgggttcgattccccagcaccacatatacagaaaatggccagaagtggagctgtggctcaagtggcagaatgctaaccttgagcaaaaagaagccagggacagtgctcaggccctgagtccaaggcccaggactggcaaaaaaaaaaaaaaacacttgatgAGGTTCTATGCCCAGTGGTGAAGTTCTTCTACTTCGGCCCATAGGAACTTGAGGCATTCCTAGCCACGTGGGTTCCAGAAATGGTTTCACTGTGTCCTTTCTGTGACTCTTCCTCTCCTTGCCTCATGGGTTGGTACTCAGTGTGGCAATGTCAAAAGACATTAAGACTTTTAAGAGGCaagactcggggctgggaatatggcctagtgtcaagagtgcttgactcgtatacatgaagccctggattcgattccccagcaccacatatacagaaaatgcccagaagtggcgctgtggctcaagtggcagagtgctagccttgagcaaagagaagccagggttcaaggcccaggactggcaataaaaaaaaaaaaaaaaaaaaagaggcaagactTCTGCTgggccatgcctataatcttagctactcaggaggctgagatctgaggatcatgatttgaagccatcccaggcaggaaagtctgtaaaattctaatctccagttaatcaccaaaaagccagaatttgaggtgtggctcaagtggtggaaagcTAGCcttaaataaaagctcagggacagtgcccaggccctgagttcaagccccaggaccaacagaaagaaaggaggaggaggaagaggatgaagagggagaagaggaagagaggaggagaaaggagaagataggaagaggaaggagagggaggaggagagaagagaaagagagcaagaaggagagagggagggaagaaagggtctgagaggctggggatatggcacgAGTGGCAGCACATCTACTTGGcaagccagaggccctgagtgGGATTAGcagaggtctttaggtcattgtgGTGCCCTTGGAAGGGGCTGGCCCGGTTCTCAGGGCACCTCCTTTGGTCCCCACACTTCTCTGGCTTTCTGACATGCCGCGCGTCCACTCTCTCCCCATGCACCCCTACCTTGCAATGCCTTCTTCCTCCTTGAGGCCTTTACTGGCACCAAGTACATTGGCGTTGTGCCCTGAGCCTCCAGAGCTGCCATCTACATAACCCTCCTTTAACTTCCACCCAGCCAAGTTGTGTGATTCTAGTGGGAAACTTGCCAGTACATCCTACATGCATGGTCAGTGTATTTGCTTccccctcaccacacacacacacacacacacacacacacacacacacacattcacgcactcatgcgtgtgcacgtgcgtgcgtgtgcataaCATTTTCCTCTCCTCAAGTACCTTAACTCATAAATTCCAGCCACCCTGCTTCCTGAATTCTCTACCCTGTCTCCTCAGCTCAGGAAACCCCATGGGTTTCCTTTGGGTTTCTGCTCCACTTTGCATTCTGGAAACGTCCAAGCTGAACACAGCAGCCCTTGTAGAGCACTGCTCTTTGTTTCTCCTTTCACAAAGATCGCCATCAGGGCTACTGAGCAGTAACTGTTTCCCATCTTGCTAGATGTTTAGGTCAGAAGCCTTTTGATTGATTAAATCCTCACCCATGAGGTTTATCGTGGCCTGTGACACACTTCCTAGTGCTTCTTCCCTTGGTGTCTTCTAGTGTGGTTAGCCTGGGGCTCAGTGGTTATGGGGCACTTGCCtcgcatgtgcaaaggccctgtgttCCACCCTGGCTCCGCAAAAAAGAAAGTAGGGTGAGGAAGGTACAGGAGGGGGCAAGAATtggaaggtaggagggaaggaagaaaaggagggatgaagaggaaggaaaggagggagggagggaaacctaATTCTGCTGCACTTGCTTCCTTTTTAATTGAGTCAACAAATACTTTCTTTAACACTCATTTAGCAAAGCCAAGAACATTTCCACAATGCAAATGAAGTAACGATCTGGGAGTCAGTTTCCTTGGCCGCTTGCTGTGCCCTAGCCAAGCTGGTGACCtgcattccctcccctccccacccccaccccacctcccccgccAAATACCAAAATAGCCCATTCTCTACCCAGGTAGCAGCTTACATTGCATTTCAGATTTGTGAAAATATTGTTAAGAAATGCATCATATTTTGATTGTCAGTCTCTTAAAATTTCCTAGTTGAATGGTCTCTCCTATCCCTAAAATCACTGCTTCTGCAAAGTTAGGTTTTGCTTCTCCCCCACAAAAGCATCAGTGTCTGTGACTGCCTTCGCACAGGAAATGGCTGTCAAGGCCACGGGCCTTATACGTGACCTGATAGATGATCGGTGGGAGTTCAGGGGTTTTGTTGTTTCATCGTCTGCACGATTGGCTTATAATCAGAGCAATCAGCACTTACTGGTTTCCCTGTGAGCCGGGCACTGCTCTGGAGGTGCCATCCATCTACCTCATAGGTGGCTATGAGAGTTAAGTAAGCAGATGTGCTTACCCTGTTTTATTTGCTTGTCTGTTTgccaagcctggggcttgaactcagggcctgagcactgtccctggcttctttgtgctcaaggctagcactctaccacttgcgccacagttccacttctggctttttctgtttatgtggttctgaggagttGAACAttcaaccagggcttcatgcatgccggTAAAGTCCTGTactacgaagccacattcccagcccattcctaaccattttgcagatgaaaatAGAGACGCCGAGAAGTTAAGAGGCATAGCTAGACACTTAAGCAGCATCAAAGCGGAGGAAATTGGAGAAAGGCATTTGTGGCCGCAACCTGGCAAAGGCACAGAGTAACTTGGAGGAGCCCCATGTCAGGGTGCAGATAGCTGGATCAAGAAGGACTCCTATCTTTTCCTTAGCTCACAGAGTCCTGTCTCAGTCTACTTAGTATCTGAAGCAGGATACTGTATAAAGGAAAGAGAGCGTTGAGAGGGCAAGTCAGTGGCAGAGAACTTACCTGACATAGGtggtcacaaaaaaaaaaaaagaggtttactCACCTCTGAGTTTGGAGGTTCAAGAGCACCACCATCTGCTCACATGACTGAGGGTGACACACCGGGTGCCGGTCGGTGCTCACTGCTGTCATCCtccctacacaggaagctgaaatccgaggatcgcgggcaggaaagtgtgtgagactcttatctccactaaactaccagaaaagccagaagtggagctgtgtcccaagtggtagagctctagctttgagcaaaaagaagcgcccaggaacagcacacacacacacacacacacacacacacacctacctactCTCATATTGTGGGCCTGACCCACCCCTGCAAGACCCTCACACCTGCCCCCCAGACCAGCACTGATCTGTTTGTGAGGGTGGGACCCCCCTCCACCTAATCACCTCCCACCAGACCTGCCTCTCCACCACCTCAACCTCGCCAGGGACCAGCTTCCATCCCTGAACCACGGGAGACAAACCATATCCAGACCAAGTCTTCCCCAGTGTTTTCtcgtttgttttggtggtactggggtttgaactcggggggcctcgtgcttgctataggctggtgttccaccactgagccacaccactaGCCCCGCCCCTCTGCTTTTAATTCTCCCTTCATCTCCGCTGTAGGTTGTGGCTCTGTGCTGAACATAAATGGTGACATTGAGATGGACGCCAGCATCATGGACGGGAAGGACCTGTCTTCAGGAGCCGTGTCGGCCGTGCGCTGCATCGCCAATCCCGTGAAGCTCGCACGCCTCGTCATGGACAAGGTACATGGGACAAAAGCCACTCACTCTTGCCTGGCCCGCCGTTAACcgcgtggttcgaagccagccagggcaggaaagtctgtgagactcttatctccactcaactaccaaaaaagccagaagtgagtctgtggctcaagttcaagtggtagaaagctcgTTTTGAgttaaacaaaagctcagggacagcacccaggccctgagttcaagcccaagtaccacaCTGGCACAAaacccacttttctttttttcacacaCCCGCTTTCCCTTTTGCTCCTGTAGACGCCTCACTGCTTTCTGACTGACCAAGGCGCTGCCAAGTTCGCACAGGACATGGGAATCCAGCACATCCCTGTGGAGGAACTCATAACAACGAGGAACAAGAAGCAcctggaaagagagaaggaggagctgAGAGCCCAGAAGCCCGACTGTGCCAAGTAAGCCTCCCACGGCCCACCGGCTGCTCCAGGGGACCGGCTGGGAGGGGTCCTCCTCACCCATCCTGGGGAAGTCATTTCAACTAAGTAATAGAAAAGCCACTCTTTGGGTTCTTCAATTTCACCTCATCTACTACCCGACCTGCACAGGTAGTAGGCGGTCACTCCAGCAAGCTGACATGACTTGAGAGGCGACTGTGGGGCAGGACGAGTGTCGTTGATCCAAACACTTTGGGGCTAGGGAGGggagcctagggcttgaacttgggacttgcACTCTttattagctttttccactcaagactggggctctaccatttgagccacacctccacttctggcctttggctggttaatcaaacctaagagtctcatggacttttcctgcgaGGGATAATAATAAGTAAAGGTTCCCTGGAACCTACAACGTTTAACTCAAAGTGTGTTCGGTGCCTGTGAGCACACACTGCGGGAATGTAATCGGTGGTGTGTCCTCTTCCGGCTGTCACCCTGTCTGTCTCTCACAGACACATGGGGACTGTGGGTGCCGTTGCCATGGACTGCAGAGGAAACCTGGCCTATGCCACCTCTACCGGGGGCATCGTCAACAAGATGGTTGGCCGAGTCGGAGACTCTCCGTGTATAGGTAGGACGGTAtagccctgctcctcctccccagcaCGGTCCTGTGATCGTGtcatttcctctctcctcttggtGACAGCTTCAGAATCCTGAGCAATGACATTTGGATTGGCAGGGGCTGTTGGAGCCACTGCTGCGAGCAAGGTGCTTGCATCCAGTAGTCACTCTGTTTTTCTAGATTAAACTTTGGTATGTCTTGGGGAAGGATTCAGGGACGGAGAGTGCTAAAGTTGTCCCAGGCTGCCGTGTGGCATGCTGCCTTCTCTTTAGCTCCAGATTCAGGATCTGCACTTCTGCACAGTGGGTTACTTGCACGACGCCACCCCCCAGGTCTGGGCCCACAGTGTAAGCGGGCTGGGAGcccgtggctcacccctgtaatcctatccatgcaagaggctgagatctgagggtcacggtttaaagccagcctaggcaggaaggtccatgcgATTTTTCTCAGATTATGcacaccaaaagaagccagaactggagcagtggctcaagcggcagggtgatagccttaagcaaaaaagctcaagaacagcacccaggacctgagttcaagccctggggccaGCacaaaaattcattcattcaggcAAATGGTAATAGAATGCTTTCATTTcgaccagggaaagggaaaggcaacTCTGTCTTGTGTGTTCTATGTATGAACAAATACAGAAATGATGGAGGAAAGGCCATAAGTTTTCTTAGTCCAGGACTAAAGTAAGGAAGAATTTTTAACAAAGTAGCTGTAGCTCCAGACCCTGCCCCGGCACTTAAACGGGCAGCCAGGGTGACTTCATTTGAATGCCTGTCGGTCATGATACAGAGTTCCCTGTCCAGGGGTGGGGTACGTGGAGCAGACGGGGAGGAATACAGGGTGGCTATCTGGTGtggctgctggggtgggggggaccctgcCTCCCTGAGGCTGAGACCTCAGGGGTCCGGGTGCCTTTGCATGGTGCTCCCCTTGTCGTCATCTTTGCGTCAGTGGGTCATGGCTATGGATCTGATCTCTGTCTGTGCTTTAACGCTCTGGGGTCCAACAAGGCATAGCACAAGCTGTGTGGTCGTGTTTaaacttgggggggagggggtcagtcattgggcttaaactcggggcctcatcgctgtccctgagcttttttgctcaaggctagctctcagcCATTTGTACCactcctctacttccagcttttgttgttgttgttgttgtaatttattggagataagaatctcagactttcctgctcaggcaggcttcgaaccgtgatcctcagatctcagcttcctaagtagctaggattacaggcgtgagccaccagctgttGCTGCTCCATTAGAACCAGTCTCCTCTTTTGCTCAGGATCCGGAGGTTATGCAGACAATAACATTGGAGCCATTTCAACTACGGGGCACGGGGAAAGCATCCTGAAGGTGAATCTGGCCAGACTCGCTCTCTTCCACATAGAACAAGGTACATAGAATGTGGAACAAGTTTCTAAGTTGTGACAATGAGTTTGCAAAGGCTATTTTAGCCATGTACCCGTGtctcatgcctacaattctagctaccgaggagactgagatctgaggattgtagtttgaagccatccaagctggaaagcccatgagactctgatctccaattaatctccaaaaatctccagaagtggagcaatagctcaaggggtagagatcacccttgagcagaaaagctaagagacagcaccaggctctgaggtTAAGCCCCCAGTAccagaatggatggatgggtggatgggtagatggatagctAGTTGATAGGTAGAGCCTATCATCTTTAGCCTGATACAAAGACTCCCTCATCAAGGACATAAGGACCCTCCTTTTGagcatttataaagaaaatattttccagcaGTTTTGTTAACTCACTTTGGGTGTTTTGTGTTgtcatttttgtttatatttttgtattataaaggatgtttcgggctggggatatagcctagtggcaagagtgcctgcctcggatacacgaggccctaggttcgattccccagcaccacatatacagaaaacggccagaagcagcgctgtggctcaagtggcagagtgctagccttgagcaggaagaagccagggacagtgctcaggccctgagtccaaggcccaggactggccaaaaaaaaaaaaaaaaaaaaaaaaggatgtttcCATCAGATTTCTttgagtattatttttctttttttttttttttgccagtcctggggcttggactcagggcctgagcactgtccctggcttctttttgctcaaggctagcactctgccacttgagccacagcaccacttctggccgttttctgtatatgtggtgctagggaattgaacccagggcctcatgtatatgaggcaagcactcttgccactaggccatatctccagcccctcttttttttttttttggtcctggggcctgaactcaggtcctggtcattgtccctgagtttttgctcaaggctagcactctaccacttgagccacagcaccacttctggctttttctgtgtatgtggtactgaggaatcgaacccagggcttcatgcatgcgaggcaagcgctctaccactaggccacattcccagcccctccctgaggggatagagctctaccacttgagccacttgagctccATGTCTGCAGCCTGGTGGTTCATTTTtcggagattagagtctctcaggcttccctgctggagctggcctctaaccttgatcctccggtcatagcctctggagtagctaagattccaggcatgagccgctggcaccagCTCTACtctattcctccttcctctctgtcaGGGAAGACAGTAGAGCAGGCTGCCGACCTGTCGTTGGAGTACATGAAGTCACGAGTGAAAGGCTTAGGTGGCCTCATCATGATCAGCAAAACAGGAGAGTGGACGGCCAGGTGGACCTCCACCTCCATGCCCTGGGCGGCTGCGCAGGATGGCAAGGTGTACGCCGGCATCGACCTCAACGAAACCACCATCACGGACCTGTGCTCCTGAAGGCCCGGCCACAGGGGCTAGCCCGGAGGCGACGCTCAGCTGTGCGGTGTGCAGATGTAGCTTAATCAATTAGAAGTAGACATGGAAACCTGACGTATTCTGTCCCTCCTTTTGTCAGTGGCCTCTGTCTGGGTGAGGGCGGGCCTCTAGAGCACAAGAGAAATCCCAGGTTCCCATGGAAACCAGGCCTTGCGGGAGCAGTCTCCCTTGTgtaccagggacagtgcccaggagcgCGCATGCAGGGCAGGGAGGGCCTTCCGGGATGGGGAGCCGGCCCCCCGGGAAGGCGggcaggcccagggcccaggcctcagGGATCCACTGCGGCAGAGCCACCGAGGGGGACGGCAAAGTGTCAAAGACCTCCTTGCTGACCACTTGGCAAAGGAAGGTATAGCTCCGCCCTTCTTGATTGAGTAATACAGACATGTTTCCAGAGCCTTGAAGAGGACCCCCATGGCTCCCCCATCCGGAGAGGAGGGGTCCCAAGGGACACTGGAATTTGCTGACAGTGGAGGGTATTCCTGATGGTCAGGGGGTGTCCCCCACAAGGTGGGGAGCTGAGGGCCCCTCAGGGCAAGGCCGGAGGCTGCACATGACACTGCGGCTCACTGAGGCCGGGGCTGTCCAGAGCTGAGGGTCAGCCCCTCACACACCGAGGGGCGGGTCGCCTGGTCGTCTTGGCAACGCGGGCTCCTTCCTGTCCTTGTCCGGCTGCACTGGGAATGGTATTTCTCCTGTGACAGAGCTACTCAGGTGGGGGTGGGTTTGCTTTggtttggtgttttgttgttttttgttttttgttttttagtgtgtCAGGGCTTACCTTCTCTCTGAAAAGCAATTGCCTAACCTCAAATTCCACATGCcactaaataaaatgtattttgaaagaaTAACAGTGTGGTTAGGTGTCActgttgacaaaaaaaaaaaaagaccctggtCCCTCATTTCAGGCAGCTTTGGAGATGAGGAGTCTTTTTGAACTGAGGGGGACATGGAGGGAGGACAGGAATTTTTGAgaacaggactttttttttttttaacttttgaacaGGTTAAGGAAGAACCAAGCCCACCACATGGCAGCACCGTTTGGCAGGGCCCATGGCCCAGTTATCCTGCAGCAGGCCAGTGTCAGCCCTGACTTACACAGTCACAGCTCTTGACACCAGACACACCTGTCACCCACCTGAAGTCAGGGCTGAGCTCCAAAACTACTTACTCCATTTGCTGGGGAGCCCTGGATCATTGCACTTTGAAGCATTTGACAGTTACGTATTATTCAAGAttaaatgagccaggcactggtggttcacccctgtaatcctagctactcgaggctgagatctgagggtcaaggt contains:
- the Asrgl1 gene encoding isoaspartyl peptidase/L-asparaginase, whose amino-acid sequence is MKPVVVVHGGGASNFSAERKERVRQGIMRAAKMGYKILRDGGSAVDAVECAVAILENDPEFNAGCGSVLNINGDIEMDASIMDGKDLSSGAVSAVRCIANPVKLARLVMDKTPHCFLTDQGAAKFAQDMGIQHIPVEELITTRNKKHLEREKEELRAQKPDCAKHMGTVGAVAMDCRGNLAYATSTGGIVNKMVGRVGDSPCIGSGGYADNNIGAISTTGHGESILKVNLARLALFHIEQGKTVEQAADLSLEYMKSRVKGLGGLIMISKTGEWTARWTSTSMPWAAAQDGKVYAGIDLNETTITDLCS